Within Microbacterium proteolyticum, the genomic segment GTCGTCGAGATGCTCGTCGCGCGGGGGCACCGCCGCATCGCCTTCGCCGCGAGCGCCGAAGACGTCCCGGCCACCCGCGGCCGCCTCGGTGGCTACCTCGAGGCGATGGCCGCGGCGGGGCTGCCCACCGAGGGGTTGGTCGCCGAGGGGAGCTCCGACGCCCGCGGCGGCTACACCGCCACGAACGCCCTCCTGGATGCCGGCCCTACGGCGCTGTTCTGCTACAACGACCGGATGGCGATGGGCGCCTACCGGGCAGCCGGGGAATGCGGGCTGTCGATCCCCGGCGACCTGTCGGTGGTCGGGTTCGACGACCAGGCGCCGATCCCCGAAAGCTTGTTCCCGCCCCTGACCACCGTCGCCCTCCCGCACTACGAGATGGGGGCGTGGGCCGTCGACGCGTTGTACGCCGTCGTCAGCGGGTCCGGCGAGCGGGCGACATCCTTCGCGCCGACACTGCTGCCGTGCCCGCTCGTCGAGCGCGAGTCGGTTGCGGCGCCCCGAGCCTGACCTTCCCCCCTCCCCCTTCCGGGACCCTTCCTTCGGAGACCCTCCATGCGCCCTTCGCTGCATTTCACCGCCCGTTCGGGCTGGATCAACGACCCCCACGGCATCACCTGGCGCGACGGCGAGTACCACGCGTTCTTCCAGTACGTCCCTGATCGGGTCGAGTGGGCTCCGAGTTGCCACTGGGGCCACGCCAGCGGGCCCGACCTCCTGTCGCTGCGGGAACGCGACGTCGTCCTTGCGCCGGGCGACGGCGATGACGGCATCTGGACCGGATGCCTCATGGTCGACGGCGACGACCTGCGCATCTTCTACACCGCGATCACCGAACCCGACTTCGGCATCGGCCGCGTGCGTGTCGCCACGCCCGATGCCGGCCTCGACGGGGCCTGGGTGAAGGGCGAGGTCGTCGTCACCGCGCCCGCCGAGCTCGACCTCATCGCGTTCCGCGACCCCTTCATCCGTCGTGACGGCGACGGTTGGCGGATGTTCGTCGGCGCGGCGGGACGCGACGGGACGGCGATGGCGCTGACCTGGACGTCTCCCGACCTTCGTGCGTGGCGGTACACCGGTGTGGCGCTGGAACGCTCGACCGAGCTGACGGAACCCGTGTGGATGGGGGCGCTGTGGGAGTGTCCGCAGTTCGTCACGCTCGACGGCGGGGACATCATGATCTCGTCGGTCTGGGACGCCGACATCCTGCACTACGCGGGCTACGCCGTCGGCGGATTCGATGGCGATCGCTTCGACGCCGAGGCGTGGGGGCGCCTGACCTACGGCGACGGCCTGTACGCGCCGTCCCTGTTCGTCGACGCCGAGGGCGCTGCGTGCCTCCAGTTCTGGATCCGCGGGGTCGGCGACCACGACGCCGGCTGGGAGGGCGCGCACAGCGTGCCGTACCGCCTCGGCCTCGAGGGTGCGGTGCTCACCGCCACACCGCATCCCGACGTCGCCCGGCACCGCGGCCCGCTCGCCATCGACGGGCGGGTCGCCGGCCTCGCGGCCGACATCGAGTGGTCGGCGACGAGCGGGCGACTGACCGTCCGATCGGGTGGGGCGGAGGCCGTGACGGTGGACAAGGGCGAGGCGGATGCCGTGGTGCGCGTGGGCACGCAGCAGTGGACGGTGCCCGTCGGCGCGGCGGTTCGGATCATCCTCGACGGGCCGGTCTTCGAACTGTCGTCGGAGGCGGGGGTGTTCAGCGCCGTCCTCGCCCCCCTCGGCGACGACCTCCACGTCGAGACGACCGCGGGCACCGGGGCCGTCTACCCGCTGCGCTGAGACGCCGGGCCGCAGCGACGCCGCCGGTCTCCGCAGGTCGGGGGCCGCGTCGGGGTGCCGCGAACCCGCGTCCCACTTCTCGTCGCTCTGGCGCCCTGTGTCCCGCAAGAAGTGGGACACAGGGCGTCATAAGTGGGACGAGGGCCCGGGGCTACAGGCTCGTCCCCGGCACCGAGAAAGTGTCGCAGGCGTTCACCCCGCCCGCGCGACCGGCGTCGAACCACCGCTGCCGCTGCTCGCTCGAGCCGTGGGTCCAGCTCTCGGGGTTGACGACCCCGCCGGACTCGGCCTGGATGTGATCGTCGCCGACGGATGCCGCAGCGGCCAGGGCGTCGGCGATCTGCTGGTCGGTCGGCGGTTCGAGGTAGGGTGTGCCGCTCTCGTCGACCTGATCGCCCGCGTCGGCCACCCACGCGCCGGCGAAGCAGTCGGCCTGGAGCTCGGTGCGCACGCCGTTGCTGTCCGGGCCGGTGCCGTTGTTCGGGTACTGCTCCATGACGCCGATGAGGTTCTGCACGTGGTGGCCGTATTCGTGGGCGAGGACGTACAACTGGGCCAGGGGGCCTGCCGTGGTGTCGAACTGCTCGCGCAGCAGCGCGAAGAACGTCGGGTCGACGTAGACGGTCTCCTCGGGCGGGCAGTAGAACGGCCCGGTCGCGTTCGACGCGGTGCCGCACTGCGTCGAGGTCGAGCCGTCGACGATGATCAGCTGCGGCTCGCGGTACCCCTCGACGGTCTTGCCCCAGAACTGGTCGATGTTCAGCGATGCGGCGGCGAGTCGGCAGTCGTCGTTGCGGTTGGCATCCTGGCCGGTCTCGCAGTTCGCGATGCGCTCGCCGCCGGTCTGCGGCGCCGCGCCGCCTCCGCCTCCGACGATCCCGCTCAGGTCGGTGCCGGTGAAGAGCTGGATGAGCAGGAAGACCACCGCGCCGAGGCCCACCGCGCCCCCGCCGACGGCGGCGACCGTGCCGCCACGGCGTTTGGCCGAGTTGCCGCCGACGCGGGCGTTGTCGTTGAACGTCACGTCCGAGACGGTAGCGCGTGACGGTCGCGAAGGAAGGGGGCTTGAAACGCGGCCGTCAGCCGATTCGACGCACCGTCGCGAGA encodes:
- the ypfJ gene encoding KPN_02809 family neutral zinc metallopeptidase translates to MTFNDNARVGGNSAKRRGGTVAAVGGGAVGLGAVVFLLIQLFTGTDLSGIVGGGGGAAPQTGGERIANCETGQDANRNDDCRLAAASLNIDQFWGKTVEGYREPQLIIVDGSTSTQCGTASNATGPFYCPPEETVYVDPTFFALLREQFDTTAGPLAQLYVLAHEYGHHVQNLIGVMEQYPNNGTGPDSNGVRTELQADCFAGAWVADAGDQVDESGTPYLEPPTDQQIADALAAAASVGDDHIQAESGGVVNPESWTHGSSEQRQRWFDAGRAGGVNACDTFSVPGTSL
- a CDS encoding glycoside hydrolase family 32 protein, which encodes MRPSLHFTARSGWINDPHGITWRDGEYHAFFQYVPDRVEWAPSCHWGHASGPDLLSLRERDVVLAPGDGDDGIWTGCLMVDGDDLRIFYTAITEPDFGIGRVRVATPDAGLDGAWVKGEVVVTAPAELDLIAFRDPFIRRDGDGWRMFVGAAGRDGTAMALTWTSPDLRAWRYTGVALERSTELTEPVWMGALWECPQFVTLDGGDIMISSVWDADILHYAGYAVGGFDGDRFDAEAWGRLTYGDGLYAPSLFVDAEGAACLQFWIRGVGDHDAGWEGAHSVPYRLGLEGAVLTATPHPDVARHRGPLAIDGRVAGLAADIEWSATSGRLTVRSGGAEAVTVDKGEADAVVRVGTQQWTVPVGAAVRIILDGPVFELSSEAGVFSAVLAPLGDDLHVETTAGTGAVYPLR